Proteins found in one Arachis stenosperma cultivar V10309 chromosome 8, arast.V10309.gnm1.PFL2, whole genome shotgun sequence genomic segment:
- the LOC130943571 gene encoding RNA polymerase sigma factor sigC-like, which yields MGLLNLRLNYNASSAAIHSPFSFNNHSCITLSSAGGREATFNSARLSSLSTVNEEGEASQRSFPTAFSCLSSELETLDNDSLYIEEIKVKGKRSISSVQEMLNNTQRQRHFEKGISTACLKFQSFRAIHYRLLMENLGTLEQTFADSEAIKLKSDIVLQLGKLGALELFNVCLSRSLELSSHAIGLGEHQKENRKIDEKIDKVFVQSTRKKQNKRRTRKAFTAMEVRLQPLTSKVDDKEYRLHSLPASIKKASNRKNTRIMVARREAEMSKGVKVLAELEKIREGIEESTNQVASLKSWAEAAGVHEKVLQQKLHYCQRCRDELIRSTRSLVVYLARKYRGMGIALEDLLQAGYIGVLQGAVRFDYTRGYRFSTYVQYWIRKSISRMVERYAREIVVPWSLSRAMNQIQKAQKSLKMTSMKSPDDHEIAKATGLSLEKIRSAGNCLRVVASTNQKMGDSLSVKYTEFMPDMSIENPEEAVMKQHMRKDLYDLLKVLDSREREILTLRFGLRDHHSKSLEEIGRYFKVSKECVRKIERKALTKLRNKAATSNFNFYLLDLDS from the exons ATGGGTTTGCTTAACCTGAGGCTCAATTATAATGCTTCTTCTGCTGCTATTCActctcctttctctttcaaCAATCACTCATGTATCACACTTTCTTCTG CTGGAGGCAGGGAAGCAACTTTCAACTCAGCGAGGCTATCTTCGCTTTCGAccgtaaatgaagaaggagaagcaTCCCAGAGAAGCTTTCCAACAGCATTCAGTTGTTTGTCATCAGAATTGGAAACCTTGGACAATGATTCTTTATACATAGAAGAAATCAAG GTGAAGGGTAAGAGGTCTATTAGTAGTGTGCAAGAAATGCTTAATAATacacaaagacaaaggcattttGAAAAGGGGATATCAACAGCCTGCCTCAAATTTCAGTCTTTTAGAGCGATACATTATCGTTTGTTAATGGAAAATCTAGGCACTTTGGAACAAACTTTCGCTGATTCTGAAGCAATTAAATTGAAAAGTGACATTGTATTGCAACTTGGAAAGCTTGGAGCTCTGGAATTGTTCAATGTCTGTCTGTCGAGATCTCTTGAACTGTCGTCACATGCCATTGGACTTGGAGAGCACCAGAAGGAAAACAGGAAAATAGATGAGAAGATAGATAAAGTTTTTGTTCAGTCTACCAGGAAAAAACAGAATAAAAGAAGAACTCGGAAAGCATTTACTGCTATGGAAGTTCGGCTGCAGCCGTTGACTTCAAAAGTTGATGATAAGGAATATAGATTGCATTCCCTTCCTGCTTCTATAAAGAAAGCTTCAAATCGTAAAAATACAAGAATAATGGTTGCTAGAAGGGAGGCAGAAATGTCAAAAGGAGTAAAG GTTCTAGCAGAGTTGGAGAAAATTCGAGAAGGAATAGAAGAGAGTACAAATCAAGTAGCAAGCTTGAAAAGCTGGGCAGAAGCAGCTGGAGTTCATGAGAAGGTGCTACAGCAGAAGTTGCATTACTGCCAACGTTGTCGTGACGAGCTTATACGAAGTACTCGTTCCTTGGTCGTTTACCTTGCAAGGAAGTACAGGGGTATGGGAATAGCACTGGAAGATCTACTTCAG GCAGGATATATAGGTGTTCTCCAGGGAGCTGTGAGATTTGACTATACAAGGGGTTATAGATTCTCAACTTATGTGCAGTATTGGATAAGGAAATCAATATCCAGAATGGTGGAACGATATGCTCGAGAAATCGTAGTTCCT TGGTCATTGAGCAGGGCCATGAATCAGATACAGAAAGCACAAAAATCCCTGAAAATGACCTCCATGAAAAGCCCAGATGATCATGAAATCGCAAAGGCGACAGGTCTTTCTTTGGAAAAAATTAGATCAGCTGGAAATTGTCTGAGAGTTGTTGCTTCGACCAATCAGAAGATGGGAGACTCTCTTAGTGTAAAGTATACG GAATTTATGCCTGATATGTCAATAGAGAATCCTGAAGAAGCTGTGATGAAGCAACACATGAGAAAGGACTTATATGATCTCTTGAAAGTCTTGGATTCAAGAGAAAGAGAAATATTAACCCTCCGTTTTGGTCTTAGAGATCACCATTCAAAGTCACTTGAAGAAATAGGGAGATATTTCAAAGTTAGCAAAGAATGTGTGAGGAAGATAGAAAGGAAAGCACTAACAAAATTAAGGAACAAAGCAGCTAcatcaaatttcaatttttatttattggatTTAGATTCTTAG